CATAGGCATAAGGCTCAAGCTGTATAAGCGCTGAGTCTGAAGCGCGTCGCTCACTCTCTAAAAAATCTGTGTTTAGATAGCGCGAAAAGTTTTGAAAGTTAACGCTGGAAGCGGTAAAGGCATCCAGCTTGGTTTCCTCAGCGGGCGCTGGTGAGCGACTCTGACTGCGTGAGCGTTGAAAATCCGACATCGCACGCGCTTCATCCAGTTCGGCGTCAATGCTCAGGTCCAGTGATTCACCCACATAGGTAGAACGTTTAAAGCCGCTTTCCAAggcttgttgttgcatgcgCTGCGTATCCTTGAGCTGCTCGGAGAAGTTGCGTTCGTATTCATTCGTTTTAGGCTTGGCGCCCAAGCGATTCTCCTCTTGACCGCTTGAGCTGACTAGCGAATCTATTATGGCAGCTTGCAGTTCACGTTGAGCAGCTGCTTTCTCTCTAGCGACGCTTAGATCGGGTGATGGGGTACGCGAGCGTCTAAAGTGCGCCGCCTCCTCACGCAGCTGCTCGTAGTTCTCGCCCAGCTCTAGCGATTCACCCACATAGGTGGAGCGCTTAAAGCCGCTTATAACCATTTCATCTTTTAAATCTCTAGCTAGCTCCGACATTGTTCTATCGTAGTCGGGTAATCTTTCAGGCGTTGCCATTCTTAGCTCCATTTCCTCGCTGGCATTTCGCAGCTGCCGCAGCGCCTGCAAGTCCAGCTTATGCTCCTTGGCCTGCTGTGCCAACAATCTTTCCATTTCCTCTCTTTCTGCTGCACTCAGCTCAAAGTCATCCCCATCTGAATGTGATCTAGAGCGTGACCTAGAGCGTGAGGGTGACAAGGATCTCATATCACGATCGCTGCCTGTTGCTAGCGCAGCGCCCTCCTCTACATATTCAAAGCGCAGCTCTGGCTCTGGGGTTGCCgctcgctgcagctgctcaaagaACGCATCATTCTGAGCTATCAGCTTCTCGCGTCTGTGTTGCAAGCTCTGCTCTATATTCGAAGCAGTGGGCAATGGAGACTTTGAGCGTGAGCGCGAGTGTGAGCGACAACGATTCATACGCAGCTCAGCAAATAGTTTGGCCATGCTCTCGGGCGTATCTTCCATTTCATCTTTGACTGGCTCTTCAGCTACTTCTATGGATATCATGGGCACGTTGGGTGGCTCATCAGCAGCTTCTATGGATATCATAGGCACATTAAGCGGCGCAGCTGAGCTTGCTGGTTTCACATCTTGTAGCTGCTCAAAGAGCTCATCGTTTTGTCTGATGCGCTTTTGTCTGCGCGTCTCCAAGCTACGCGCTAGATTATCAGCTGTGGGCAAAGGTGAACGCGAtcgtgagcgtgagcgtgaatTTCGCTCTGCACGCATAGTTTCAACAAAGAGACGCATTTCCTCGCGTGTGGGCAGCACTTCAGCTGGCTCCATCTCTTCATCAGCCAACGCATTAATTTCGATAACAGGCTGCGGCAATGCGGCCTCCAATTGAGCATCCACGCCATTGACTTCCAGCTCcattgctgcctgctgctgctgctgattgaaaTCGCTTAGACTTTCCGGCAAAGATTGTGAGCGTGCGCGCGCTTGTTGCGTTACCACTGCCGACTCAAAGCTCATTGTAGTCTGCGTGCTTTCATCCACCGTTTCATAGACCATGGACACCACCTGATTGCTGCCATGCTTGACATCATCTGCAACATTCTGCAGCGGCAGCTCGGCTTGATGTCCATTCATGCTGCTTGTTAACATTTGCAGCACAGTTTCGCAGTTGAGCTCGCCAGCTAGCAGGCCCTGCTGCGTATCATCGTAGATCTCTAGCGTATGCTCCAGATCCACATCCATGCGATTGGCCACATTCTTGGGCGTTGGTGAGGGATTGCGCGAATTGGAGCGCGATCTTGATGGGTTAACGGATGCGGTAAAGTCATAAAAGTCGCTGAGGCCTTCCATGACCAAACCGTACTCATCACGCCAGGGAGCAGTATCTGGTTGTCGTATTGTTATGCTGGGCGGTGGACTGTTGGCTGCTTCGTTCTCAACCCAACGCTCTTCGTAGTGATCCATTTCATCGATGCGTGGACTGCGACGCATGCCGGGTGAGCCGCCGCGGGACTGCTCCTCTGCTGTGCTGGAggtttgcagcttttgttggttaatagcaaaagcatatgaaaagcaaagtgttaggcattaagcattaaatgtaaaagccaagcaatgatgatgatgatgatgaagatgatTGTGTTGATTATGAAGCTGCTGAGGCGTTGCCACTTACATTGGTTTTAATATCGCTGCTGCTCGTTTGTGCTGCGCTGTCCTTTTCCTAGTACACCAAAAGCTTAAGTAAgtgtgttttgatttatttaatgccacaTTAGCTCACCAGTTGCTCCTtggagtgctgctgctgctgccgtaaCGTTGCGGCTGCTTCAACATTTTGCGCCTCGTTGGCTTcttcaaagctgctgctcttgggtTCGCTCTTGGGCAGCTCTTTGGCTACTTCTTCACCCGCTGAGTGTCGCTCCAGCTCCTCTTCGTCTATGGACAAGGCCTTCTCACGCTTCCAGAACTCTGTATCTTTGTAGTGCTCGGGCATAACCTCACCCCAGGGATTTGTTTGCTCTTCACCCAACATTTCCAAACCTGCGCCAGCATCGCCGCTCGGCTTCACATCCTTGGCCGGGCTGCGCTTGTGGCGTCTGTGATGCGACTTGACACGCAATGTTGGCTCACTGCTGTACTTTATAGGATTGTAATCCTCCTTGTCGCCATGCCTGAGCTCCTCTTCTTCCAGCGATGTAAACATTTTGAGCTCTTCATCGCGTGATGTGCGTGACTCGCGTGAggaattgctgctgccgctagaGCGTCGCTTTTTAAAAGCGCGTCTACGTCCCGAGCCATCCTCACGCACAAGCGGACGCTGCTTTATGCCGTCCAAGGAACGCAAATACTCTTCCGTATATTCAGGCACATTGTCTTCACCCTCTGGCTCTGGACGCTCGCGTTCATTCTCTGCCAGTATGAGTGGTCGCTCCTCTGAGGCTTGTGTGCTAAATGAAGACTGTTGACTGGAATTGGGTTCCACGGAGGAACCCTCATCATCAACGCTGGGAAAcattaaagttttgcttttgcttgcataGGGCTCTTCGCTGGCGTTGCTGCTTTGCCCGAACTGCGTCTTGACGCGTTGCACCATCATGGGCTCCTCATCATCCATGTCGGGTGCTTCAAAGCGAGGCggcagtattttttttatgcacgGCTCTTCTACTACGGGCACCATGCCAGCGTATTCGTCTTCCtgtgcagcttgcaacatgcgCTGTTGCAACATGACCATTTCCTCTTCGGCTTCCATAAACAGTCGCGCATTTTCCTCAATGGACTTTTGCTTCTTTTCGAGTTTATCCTTGCTGGCTGCTAAGCGACGCGcttgctccagctgcagcgcttCTTCTTCTAGTTCGCTTTCTGTTGCACTCAATTTGCGTTCACGCTCAGCGGCTAAAAGTCGCTGCACTAGCTCGTTATCGCGCTTTGCCTGCTCTTCATCTTCAtccacttgcagcagcagctgtcgctCTAGCTCTGCTTCATGCagttctcgctctcgctgcgCTTGCTCTGTCGCCAGCTCAGCTTCGCGTATGCGTTGTTCATTCTCTTCTAGCTCacgctgctcttgctctttcgcCAGCTCAGCTTCGCGTATGCGTTGTTCATTCTCTTCTAGCTCACGCTGTTCTCTTTCGCGCTGCTCTTCTGCTTCTCTAAGTTTTCTAGCATTTTCTTCAAATtcgcgctgttgttgttcggCCTCTTTTAGTTTCTGTTCGTTTTCTTCTCGTTCGCGTTGCTCTGCTGCGCGTTTTGCTTCGGCTGCTTGCAGCTTTCTTACATTCTCCTCGGCATCCTCTTTCGCTCGCTGCTCTGCTTCACGCTGTCGCTCCGCCTCGATTAGTTTTCGCTCGGCCTCTTGCTGTTCGGCTGCTAGACGTGCCTGCTCGGCTTGCTTGCGCTCTTCGGCTAATTTATGTTCTGCCTGCGCTAAAGCTTTGCGCGTATCTTCTTCTATATGACGCTGACGCTCCAGCTCAGCTGCCAGCGCTTTGCGTTTATCCTCCGGCGACTCCACACGAAAGCCATTGCTATAGATGACGCCATCCTGCATGACCTTGTTGTTACCCGCCGCTGACTCACGCGCTGCTGCATCATCCAGTTCGCGCTGCAGTCGCTCACGTAGACGCGGCAGCTCCTCCGCATCGGCAGCCGCATCCGCATTCTCGCTGCCATTGGGATGCTGACAGCTCCAATGGTACAGCTGACGTGCCACAAAGGCAAACTCCAAGGCGCCCAGATAGCCAATCAGCAGCGAGAACAGCAACTCACCGACGCCGGTCAGCAGTTCGTCCGCAGCCATGGCCGAGAATCTGTTTCTATTCGCTTGCGTAACCCCCAGACGCTCACACTGCGCCAGCCAGCGTTGCAATGTGGGGCCAATGCTATGTACGATGGGCACCCAGTCCACTTAGCCAGCTGTCTatgagagtgtgagtgtgtctattatataaaatacgcACTCAGCAGAGCAGGCAAAACTGAGAGCAGCAGTCGCGTTGGGGCGCAAGTGATTAggtaattcaattaaaatttttcaaatgacGAATTTCTTGAGCGTTTATTCAAATCGTTGTCGAATTTTCACATACAGCAGATGCTTgcgcaaattttgtttattttattttattttaggcataaatttatttgatttccaAGCACTATacacttttcacttttgcaGACCCGGCGAGCTTGGGGCGCAGCACACACGTTGCCAGTTAATCGATCGTCTTGCAACTGATTAACAAAACTAAGGGCGGCCCCCGAacgtaaaaaacaaaagcactgCACATTGGTGACAAATGAGAGACGAGCGGGGGGCTATGGACAGTGCTTTGGGTATTTTGGCACACGAAATTGGCCCAAGCGTTTCTAATCAGCACGATTTGTAAATTGCGAGCGATTTTcaaatactaaatatatatagacaatAGACGGCAACATATAGCAGCgcattatatatactatatatatatctaactcatttgtatatttttgcaacaattttgttttagcaGCGCATTcgcatttgcttatttttcaaattttgctttagttacaattttctttgttttctttcaattttcatGCTTGGCCTTCGCCAGCTTTTGGTAGTGGCATGGCCAATGCCGCTGCtcgctgcatttgctgctgccataaattttgtagccaacaaattgaacactctcgcgctctcttagCCTCTTTGACTCaataaacaacattaaaatatgtatttatatattgctgtGAGTGTGAGCTAGCAAACTATTAatatctttaaaaaaatatgtgccaaaaatacataaaaatgtttcaagtGTGTGTAGTTTGTGTTGAAAGCGAAAGTGTGCAaacagctgaagcagcagatacaaaaaaattatgatgATGATCTATGGCCAGCAGGTAAATGAGAAGAATGATGCTTGGCCTTAAGAACTTTTTACGGATGGACTATTAAAGGGATTAAAAGTTCCATCAAAGTGGATTAAatataacattaaatataatatgtataatattattttagattcaaataatttacacaataaatgtttataataaaactaactaactaaaaacattttatgacTGATATAGCACTGatctaattaaataataatatattattattatagatgCAAATCATTTAcccaaacaatttttatatatagaagagcagcaattgcaacttcTTGCCACAAAACTCTTGCACTGCTTGCAATCTTGAACTCAAAAtctttttgctataatttgttatattacattaaaattatttacacaagCAATGcttaactttagctttagaTTAACTGCAACTTCTTTGGCTCTTACACTGTTTGCAACTTAAAGTTGGAAATCTTTTTACTGTTTACTAGCAAATCCCGTGGCTAACACGTCAAGCGCCAAAGCTGGCAATGAACTGTCAACAGCCAACTGACTATcacttttgctgcatttgtccAATATAGCGAACAAGTTGGGCTTTTAATGGGGGAGAGCTGACAGCAAATGAAGTTCAATGAAAATGGCATACGGTGGTAGGAAATGCGCACAGTGGAAACAGTGAACACACCTTGAACATTAAAGGTTGAGTTGACTGCGTGCGACAGcccataaaagaaaattataacgCACATATGTCGAGTTGAATTCAAAAACGCGCCTGAAAGTGTGCTAAGCATTGCGCGCTTACAATAAACtataagtgtgcgtgtgtgtgtgcgtgcgtgtggaCTCACCTCATCACAGCCCGTGCAGCGTGGCTTTAACATTTCCGCATAGTGACGCTCGCAGTAGATTTTATCATCATGGACACAGTAGGTGAGATCCACGAGCAGCTCGTTGCAggtgctgcagctaaagcatTTCGGATGCCACATGACCGACTCCACAAATTTGGGTGCGGCCACAATGAGCTCGCCTGCGGTTATTTCATTATCACAATGCGCACAGTGCTCATCATAGGGCGCATCCTTGATATAACCTAgagaaagcaaaagttaatgccaatacaaattaattaattgagtttgGTAGCTTCACCTATATCCAGTGCAATTTCATTGCGCGCTGTAACAAAATCCTCAAAGCTTGCCTCATGCTGCACCTCGAGATGCTTGCAGTGCTCCAGTGACAGATCCTGCTTGGGCAGTTGATATGAGATCTGCTGCTCACGCAAGCGCGCGCCCTCGCTGCCCAGCTGTGGCACCTTCTCCTCCGGCAGCTGCTCAAAGTAGCGCTTAATGCGCGCCGAGGCGCGCACACCTGGCGGCACCCAAGTGTAGCCCAAATCTCGCGGCTCCACGCCGGACTCTGCCGGCGAGACTAGCTTAAAGCCCAAACGCTCATGCACATTGGTCGTCTGTTGCTGATAAATCGCATGCGCTTCCCTAGGACATTTGCAGGATTGGCAAGTTTttctgcaaagcaaacaaaacaaatcaaattttgaaTCTAACAGTCGAAAGCGtttgcttaacttaatttatttacgctGCTGCGtaaaagcttttgctgctaGCGCCCTCTAGCGGCAGCTTACCTTACAATGAGATCGTAAATTTCTTTTCTATCAAATACTTTgcaataaatgcttaaaacatTGAGACAAGCATAATGCATTCCCGTCCAGGGCACATCGGAGGCCATGGCCGCCCACAGTGGGCACTCGTTGTGACGTTCCAGATCGAGCATTTTCACCATTTTATGTGCGAAACtttgttattaacttttttgttgttgccttttttccGTTTTTAATGCTGATTACGTTTaacttgttattattgcttattatttttacttctGTTGTTTCTCTTGGCGTTTTgagtgttttttatatttgtgcacttttttaatttaacttggTCTGTTGTATTCAATTACAGTTGACTCATCAgaatatgatttttattttttttttttgtctgcgtttattgtttttttctctgctgctCAGACGGCCTTTGCAGCAGCTGGGCGCCTACTATTTATTAAGTGGAAAATAAGTTGCGTTTTAAGtacttttgtttaagtttaattggCACGTTTGCGCACCGTTATATGCTCATTGACATTTTGATTAAGGTGTTAATTTAACCTTTAGACAACAAAAGGCGCGTCACACTCTCTGCTTTGTTTACtatcagcagcaactattttatttatttgcttttgcctaTGCGCATTgtttagcgctgctgctgctgctgcagataaacgccttgtttaattatttgtttaattaaatacaaacaatcAGCGTCATAAATACGCCCACAACGCTCACTAATTGTGCGTAAGAGCCAACAAGTCAGATAAAAACTATGTACGCTACACATGTAGCTAGATACGGATGGCTGGATACGGATACGGCAAGGCTCATATGGTCAGAGGGTGGGGAGAAATCTAGGCGCTATAGCTTGATAGCAGTTAAATTGCACAGAGTGTAAGTTTCGTACCCTAACCTAAGTTGACTTATGTTAATAACATAGCATACTGCtgttaatacaattttataagcatGTTAACAGCATCTATCATTCAATAACCAAATTTGGTACGCTgacaaataagaaaattattttattaacattgcGCTGTTAACAGAATTCTACGCCAAATAAAATGACTAACATAGTTCtgttaatacaattttaaatgtatgttaACAGCGTCTATCATTcataagcaaattttgtacgctgttaaaaaaaaaatgttacagAATTCTACGTATAAGAAAACTaacttattgttttttatagcaacttattaatttaattaaatgcttatatactgacaaagaaagaaaacatTATAACATTGTTctgttaacaaaatttaaaatagcaTAACTCTAGATTAAAGAAGATTCAATTTACTGATTGCaagcataacaaaattatgttaaCATAACATAAGATACGttatcattttaaaaaatgttacttTTACAGCAGTAGCGCTAACGGCATTAACTAtgttgtctctctctctctctctacatTACTTTATTCAtcaccaaaaataaattctccTTGAcgcaagagcaagagctgaAGGTAAAGGTAAAGTTAAACGCATCGCTTCATGTCAAGAGCCAACAACTGCTGATaagattaataaaaaaaaaaaaaaagaataaataaataaaacagcgaGCTGCTCGCATACCTTTAAGCCTTGCGTGATGTCATCACAAAAGTAATCACGTTAGGGGGaccaaaataaaagtaaaacattGTCAACAGCCACGAAAAAAGAGGAAGAAAAGAAGCAGAGAATGCGCTTGAGTGTGACCGAAggaaataacaataaaatgcgtaataattttctaaaaGGTGCGCGCAATGATTAAAACCGACAGCGAGCGCCACAGATAAGCCAAACGCATTAGCTCTTTAAATGTTATCACttgcagctaataaaaaaaaataatataatgccAAGTGACCTTTAATAGACAcgcagagcaaacaaacatgagaaattgttgctaattggACACGACTGACAAATGCGGAAAGTGCAACAGGTTTGCAAAATACTTGTAAGTATATGGAAATTGAGAGaggcataaacaaatgtaaatctTGAATGAATCACAGTCAAGTTGGGtatggggctggggctggggcaaTTTAGATTTATGTCAAAGTTATGTTTGCTGACTGTGgatgcaaaataattgctaatttaGATAAGTATCTTGGCTAAAAGTTGAGAtgaaagctaagctaagctaaaagtaaaagaaatataattgaGCAATGATTTGagcttgcaaataaatgtaaagcaatCAATTTTGTATTCTTCACTCGCACTTGATTAATTCATTTGTTCTCGGAAACTTATCAAATAACATCTGGCCACACAAACTCCAAGCTTATATAGCTGATATTTTTCGAAATATGTGTATAAGCAAATTTGCAGTCTTTGCCACATTGacgcatttgttttaattaatactcGTGATGTCTTTTtgaatgctataaataaatacacaaatttcTGCAATATCATTATTAGAAGACCTTGACTGTAGCAGCACTAATTACAAACAAAGATAACTAATATAACTGCAGTATACGTTGTCTTATAATTTAGCTCATGGGCCCAGGCCAGCTCTTATCGCTGCTATATAAACATGATGTGCTATTAAAACGTGCTTCATGCCAGATTAGCACAACTGTTGTCTGTTGTCTATGCAGAGattcatatttaattgaatttgtgtgtCTGAAGctcataaatatgtatgtaatttacTGATAGGCCTATCCCTATGCAATCAACGCATTGTCAGCGAACAAAGaacaaagcagcgacaacaaaatTAGCCacatatacttatttatatttgcgctTTATAGAATGTTGCctgccttttgttttatacatttacaGGGTATTCAAAAGCATAATGCAGAGCAGTGGctgccaaaagtttttgctgccaGAGATAagtaaatgtaattaaaagccAAGCGCGCTTGCTACACACGTAGATATAGATagaaaggcagcagcagctacaacttttgttgttgttgttgcccacaGCAGCATTTGGCAAATTTTTTGGTAGCTCTTTGAAGGCAGAGGGAACACACGCAGTGGGTTAACCACAGTCAGCAATTACAATTGATAAGCCCCAAAGTCACTTTCATTTATACGCATACACATGTGTctttgtgtgcctgtgtgtgtgtgtgtgttacttgGGCAATTGCTAAAGTTTTTGGCGACAAAGTGACATTTAGCAGCAAGTCTAGCCTATGCAATTTATGTGAGTGTGCGCTGAcctgctttgtgtgtgtgtgtgtgtgtgtagaggaAAATCCAATTTTCTACTATAATTGAGCATGTTGCGccacataaacaataaaaagaaataaacaataaaagcgcgCATAAAAGTCAACGACGCTGCTACAAATCTCAATTATGAACCCAAAGGTATAAGTGCATAACTGtaatgctgtgtgtgtgcgtgtgtgtgtctgtctgctgGACACGCTGAGCTGCGTGGGAGCGAGAGAACGGGAGAGCGTAAGCTGGCAAATGATTAAAGAGCAAGTGCACTGCTTTCAAAGCTTAAGCGCTTGTtgcgctcactctcttttcGCTTTCGATTAAATGACTTTTAATGCGAttacgacgacgacaacaacaacaagcgcaagagGAAGAGCAATAACAATGAGCGTAAAGCATAGCATAGAATAATGCACTTTACTGCCGGCTAGTGTGCCACACATTcatatctatgtatatgtgtataagtAGTCAAGTTAGTTTATAAGTTATGCGTTTGGCTGGCAACCGCTAATTGAATCAGTGAGCAGCGAACCAGCGATAATATCACAGACAACAGAGCAAAAGCAACCAAGGTAGTTAATTAACATATGCAACTGAGCGGCAGAGAGCGGAAAAGAGCGAGCGCTGCTGTTAATGCCAGCtgagctgcaactgttgccatGACAAGTCAAACAggagtctgtctgtctgctgctgttgttgttgttgttgtcaaattgaaaattgcattagctGTTGTCGCTTCGGGATAAACATAATGCAAAATCTGCGCACAATGTGTTACAAATTTTACATGAAAAAACTTGACTTACTgcactttatataaatgtgaGGAGGCGCAACAAATGTCAGCAGCGTGGGGTTGCATctgatatttaaaaataaacaattagtaTATACACGTTCTTATTGTATTTAGTCATTAAACCCTTGCAGCTGTAATTTCACTTCACTGctcttaaattcaaattaccAACAgtctattaatttgttaactcTTTATAAACCattgatttataaattctCAATGAAATTCTTCGTATTGTTTCGCACATAAACTTGAACTTGTAGTAtgtaaacaatagcaaaataCCAGCATTTATTAAAAGGGCCCCACGCTTTTTACACTtctacaataaattatttaagtttactAGTTTATTATGAAAACACTTGTCTGCCACTTGTTTTaacattcaacatttttgtttgatctacagcagcagcagcagcaaaaattccgcaatgatattttttatttttgcggcTTATTAATGCAAACATAATTTCAGCGACTAGCTAGAGAACGTTGAGGCGTTGAAATGTAATCAAATCGAAAccaaaataatacaaaacaattatgATTTGGCTCTTAAGAGagagcacagcacacacacacagagacgtcATGAGGATTCTTTGTAGCTGTcacatttctttaatttatttatgtaattaatatgTCTTTGCACCTtgccaaaatataaacaaaacaaaagcatataaacaaaaagaaaacgcgCCGAAATACGCGCCAActtcaaaacttttttaaaacagCGAACTTGAGGCGCTGACACCGCGACAACCGCACCGTAACACAATTCAATTCTAACTGTTTATAACCGCCCAGCGCGCGGTGCGAGCTCTCGTGACAGCtcgtgagcagcagcagcattcgtGCAAAGTTTGGTGCGTGCTCGtgagcgctgccagcgtcagCGTTAGCAGAGCAGCCAActcaaagagcgagagagagcagcaagcGTGTGAGTGCGGGTGGGGAGCATATGTTaagcttgctgttgttgttcttggcgtcgctgccagcAAACGAGCAGCACATGTGAAAAACGGGAGCGCGTGTA
The DNA window shown above is from Drosophila busckii strain San Diego stock center, stock number 13000-0081.31 chromosome 3L, ASM1175060v1, whole genome shotgun sequence and carries:
- the LOC108599571 gene encoding trichohyalin isoform X1, encoding MAADELLTGVGELLFSLLIGYLGALEFAFVARQLYHWSCQHPNGSENADAAADAEELPRLRERLQRELDDAAARESAAGNNKVMQDGVIYSNGFRVESPEDKRKALAAELERQRHIEEDTRKALAQAEHKLAEERKQAEQARLAAEQQEAERKLIEAERQREAEQRAKEDAEENVRKLQAAEAKRAAEQREREENEQKLKEAEQQQREFEENARKLREAEEQREREQRELEENEQRIREAELAKEQEQRELEENEQRIREAELATEQAQRERELHEAELERQLLLQVDEDEEQAKRDNELVQRLLAAERERKLSATESELEEEALQLEQARRLAASKDKLEKKQKSIEENARLFMEAEEEMVMLQQRMLQAAQEDEYAGMVPVVEEPCIKKILPPRFEAPDMDDEEPMMVQRVKTQFGQSSNASEEPYASKSKTLMFPSVDDEGSSVEPNSSQQSSFSTQASEERPLILAENERERPEPEGEDNVPEYTEEYLRSLDGIKQRPLVREDGSGRRRAFKKRRSSGSSNSSRESRTSRDEELKMFTSLEEEELRHGDKEDYNPIKYSSEPTLRVKSHHRRHKRSPAKDVKPSGDAGAGLEMLGEEQTNPWGEVMPEHYKDTEFWKREKALSIDEEELERHSAGEEVAKELPKSEPKSSSFEEANEAQNVEAAATLRQQQQHSKEQLEKDSAAQTSSSDIKTNLQTSSTAEEQSRGGSPGMRRSPRIDEMDHYEERWVENEAANSPPPSITIRQPDTAPWRDEYGLVMEGLSDFYDFTASVNPSRSRSNSRNPSPTPKNVANRMDVDLEHTLEIYDDTQQGLLAGELNCETVLQMLTSSMNGHQAELPLQNVADDVKHGSNQVVSMVYETVDESTQTTMSFESAVVTQQARARSQSLPESLSDFNQQQQQAAMELEVNGVDAQLEAALPQPVIEINALADEEMEPAEVLPTREEMRLFVETMRAERNSRSRSRSRSPLPTADNLARSLETRRQKRIRQNDELFEQLQDVKPASSAAPLNVPMISIEAADEPPNVPMISIEVAEEPVKDEMEDTPESMAKLFAELRMNRCRSHSRSRSKSPLPTASNIEQSLQHRREKLIAQNDAFFEQLQRAATPEPELRFEYVEEGAALATGSDRDMRSLSPSRSRSRSRSHSDGDDFELSAAEREEMERLLAQQAKEHKLDLQALRQLRNASEEMELRMATPERLPDYDRTMSELARDLKDEMVISGFKRSTYVGESLELGENYEQLREEAAHFRRSRTPSPDLSVAREKAAAQRELQAAIIDSLVSSSGQEENRLGAKPKTNEYERNFSEQLKDTQRMQQQALESGFKRSTYVGESLDLSIDAELDEARAMSDFQRSRSQSRSPAPAEETKLDAFTASSVNFQNFSRYLNTDFLESERRASDSALIQLEPYAYVDPEEYHHYRRFSLAQEQPVEEYPSDECVYISQIEVHSLTGKRTWIKEDFYTHDLRSFNEEMLSFVEEERKKSAEYLSEGSWAQAVLAAEAEAAEFDATSAIYNFDIVEAQEEFSSNDDNDSEDERQTVVEIDDDEEYEFELDEGISDNNERTQPTDESHHDTSECEEAERNADRYANRDAQDWEEVDNVQDYGEFGLDDGAVGGSDPDSFIEQIYKDAVKNRKQSGILRDYETMIQEQLTTETEEQSDSDKEQNSAESERYALWAKTRELSRSEERNRHREVDLALGLIESERRDTEMRYLSDAHMAARQSARLRTRYGYNPQLQVDVEDDDIEVDLNYKPKREYNWRKNFKLDDDNETPQSEAQLEEQKKLREEYEHEQLVADTLAEESYAERQPEQPRDELDYTEEDLAESMEAYDDRRFSLGGESITLFSRSPVREVLSDVPEEELPLPEQPLAEEKPKKKKSKKKTRKGEAQRDDNDSDNGNAKEEREAEAADPPKRKMRSRRSSKSGLANEETNGNGNALSPRNSIGFETLQDIAEFDAGEATAQKKKLKKRKKLSKESSLTESEQPASVMDAALAAALAEIAPITVSASTNLTPASTQANLLSSISSASLCITPASSFDEPDSAISSSLSNATAVSSVVTPARSVVDTFDILKDANFYPLF
- the LOC108599571 gene encoding trichohyalin isoform X2, translating into MAADELLTGVGELLFSLLIGYLGALEFAFVARQLYHWSCQHPNGSENADAAADAEELPRLRERLQRELDDAAARESAAGNNKVMQDGVIYSNGFRVESPEDKRKALAAELERQRHIEEDTRKALAQAEHKLAEERKQAEQARLAAEQQEAERKLIEAERQREAEQRAKEDAEENVRKLQAAEAKRAAEQREREENEQKLKEAEQQQREFEENARKLREAEEQREREQRELEENEQRIREAELAKEQEQRELEENEQRIREAELATEQAQRERELHEAELERQLLLQVDEDEEQAKRDNELVQRLLAAERERKLSATESELEEEALQLEQARRLAASKDKLEKKQKSIEENARLFMEAEEEMVMLQQRMLQAAQEDEYAGMVPVVEEPCIKKILPPRFEAPDMDDEEPMMVQRVKTQFGQSSNASEEPYASKSKTLMFPSVDDEGSSVEPNSSQQSSFSTQASEERPLILAENERERPEPEGEDNVPEYTEEYLRSLDGIKQRPLVREDGSGRRRAFKKRRSSGSSNSSRESRTSRDEELKMFTSLEEEELRHGDKEDYNPIKYSSEPTLRVKSHHRRHKRSPAKDVKPSGDAGAGLEMLGEEQTNPWGEVMPEHYKDTEFWKREKALSIDEEELERHSAGEEVAKELPKSEPKSSSFEEANEAQNVEAAATLRQQQQHSKEQLEKDSAAQTSSSDIKTNLIFSGEYTKAMDKDWHSGHFCCWQCDESLTGQRYVIRDDHPYCIKCYENVFANTCEECNKIIGIDSKDLSYKDKHWHEACFLCFKCNLNLVDKQFGAKADKIYCGNCYDAQFASRCDGCGEVFRAGTKKMEYKTRQWHENCFCCCVCKMAIGTKSFIPREQEIYCAGCYEEKFATRCIKCNKVITSGGVTYKNEPWHRECFTCTHCNITLAGQRFTSRDEKPYCAECFGELFAKRCTSCVKPITGIGGTRFISFEERHWHHDCFVCASCKASLVGRGFITDGPDILCPDCAKQKLM